In a single window of the Nicotiana tomentosiformis chromosome 8, ASM39032v3, whole genome shotgun sequence genome:
- the LOC104107316 gene encoding ammonium transporter 2 member 5-like: MSLLAPPPPFPPAFNFSMLPSNLNPNDANPPWMSKGDNAWQLIAATLVGMQSVPGLIILYGGAVKKKWAVNSAFMALYAFACVLVCWVCWGYRLSFGEKLIPIWGKVDVALEQEYLFEQAFLGLFPNATMVFFQFVFAAITLILIAGALLGRMNFYAWMLFVPLWLTFSYTIGAYTIWSTNGWLSLKGIIDYSGGYVIHLSSGVAGFTAAYWVGPRSTKDRERFPPNNILLMLAGAGLLWMGWTGFNGGDPYAASIDASLAVLNTHVAAATSLLTWLILDLIFFGKPSVIGAVQGMITGLVAITPAAGVVQGWAAIIIGLCSGSIPWFTMMVVHKKSELLQKVDDTMAVFHTHAVAGSLGGILTGLFANPRLCYLFYGYYNKYYGFFYGLRDGKIHNGFRQMGLQLLGILFIVVVNVVMTSLICLLVQLIVPLRMSEEDMEIGDEAAHGEEAYAIWGQGDRLEKSAGFSAYNDDMTAGASRSNYNTSKSQVEMV, from the exons ATGAGTTTATTAGCTCCTCCTCctccttttcctccagcttttaacTTTTCTATGCTCCCTTCAAACTTGAACCCAAACGACGCGAATCCGCCATGGATGAGCAAAGGTGACAATGCATGGCAGCTAATTGCAGCCACCCTAGTGGGTATGCAAAGTGTACCAGGGCTTATAATATTATACGGTGGAGCAGTAAAAAAGAAATGGGCAGTGAATTCAGCTTTTATGGCTTTGTACGCCTTTGCTTGTGTTCTTGTTTGTTGGGTTTGTTGGGGATACAGATTGTCATTTGGTGAGAAACTTATACCAATATGGGGAAAAGTGGATGTTGCATTGGAACAAGAGTACCTTTTTGAGCAAGCATTTCTTGGGCTATTCCCAAATGCAACTATGGTTTTTTTCCAGTTTGTTTTTGCGGCAATTACTTTGATTTTAATTGCGGGAGCTTTGCTGGGAAGAATGAATTTTTATGCGTGGATGCTATTTGTTCCGTTATGGCTAACGTTTTCTTATACAATTGGAGCATACACTATTTGGTCTACTAATGGTTGGTTATCTCTTAAGGGTATCATTGATTATTCTGGGGGATATGTCATCCATTTGTCTTCTGGGGTCGCTGGTTTTACCGCTGCTTATTGG GTGGGTCCAAGGTCAACAAAGGACAGAGAAAGATTTCCACCAAACAATATCCTCCTAATGTTGGCTGGGGCAGGACTACTGTGGATGGGGTGGACAGGGTTCAATGGAGGAGATCCATATGCAGCCAGCATTGATGCATCCTTGGCAGTGTTAAACACACATGTTGCAGCTGCAACCAGCTTGTTAACTTGGCTCATTCTTGATCTCATCTTCTTTGGAAAACCTTCTGTTATTGGTGCTGTCCAGGGCATGATCACTGGCTTAGTTGCTATCACTCCTGCTGCtg GTGTCGTACAAGGGTGGGCAGCCATAATTATAGGACTATGCTCAGGCTCAATTCCATGGTTTACAATGATGGTTGTCCACAAGAAATCTGAGCTTCTTCAAAAAGTGGACGACACAATGGCTGTCTTCCACACCCACGCCGTAGCCGGTAGCTTAGGAGGAATCCTAACTGGCCTTTTTGCTAACCCGAGACTATGCTACCTTTTCTATGGCTACTACAACAAATACTATGGATTCTTCTATGGGCTTCGCGATGGAAAAATCCACAACGGCTTCAGGCAAATGGGGCTTCAGCTTCTCGGGATTCTGTTTATTGTAGTAGTGAATGTTGTAATGACAAGTTTGATATGTCTTTTGGTGCAACTCATTGTGCCTTTGAGAATGTCAGAGGAAGACATGGAAATCGGAGATGAAGCTGCACATGGGGAGGAAGCTTATGCTATTTGGGGACAAGGTGATAGGCTTGAGAAATCTGCAGGTTTTTCAGCTTATAATGATGACATGACTGCTGGAGCTTCTCGGTCTAATTATAATACCTCTAAAAGTCAGGTTGAAATGGTCTAA